In one Corynebacterium bovis DSM 20582 = CIP 54.80 genomic region, the following are encoded:
- a CDS encoding bifunctional [glutamine synthetase] adenylyltransferase/[glutamine synthetase]-adenylyl-L-tyrosine phosphorylase: MNLPRSSRNPVPSPAALGLSGPRAAADLDRLGWNNAASRAVLWTLSATGDPNLALNNLVRLVDALDDLAARGDAAGSHGTDTDAADGGHATDPAPVPAGTSSAELLAAVEQDPTFRVPLFALLGASTALGDHLVANPTHWPLLREPLPDRRQMMDTMLDAVGARPVTGPDGVDHGPDSLMYRAAVTGPEADQALRVAYRSLLMRLAAADLAGTFIHREGEELPPSVSFELLTRLLADLADAALTAALAVAVAVVVPEGDVPVRLGVLALGKCGARELNYISDVDVIFVAEPADAKATRLAGEFISIGCRVFFEVDAALRPEGKRGALVRTLDSHVAYYDRWAKTWEFQAQLKARPMTGDMDLCRRYTDALSAKVWTAAERDDFVEDVQAMRRRVIDNVPDDVLDRELKLGPGGLRDVEFAVQLLQMVHGRVDESVRVPSTIGALRALVAGGYVGREDGDTLISCYEFMRLLEHRMQLHHMRRTHTLPKPDDGPARTWLARTAGIRATDAGSSAEQLDRTVRRVAVQIHQLHRKLFYRPLLSSVVTMPVDALRLTPDAAKRQLAALGYRAPDRAFEHLSALASGSTRKDRIQGMILPSMLEWLSGTVDPDSGLLAYRKLSEAAFTRSWFLRLLRDENVVGQRLMRILGTSPYAAELIIASPDTVRLLSDGANGPKLLDKDASVISHSLVAAAGRHDDPDRAIAAARSLRRTELARIASADLLGLMEVEEVCRSLSYVWNAVLEAALQVEVAAWEDSHGRNAPARISVIGMGRLGGEELGYGSDADVLFVCEPCDAGEEPDREDTAAAVRWATGICDGLRRRLARPSQDPPLEVDVNLRPEGRNGPTVRTLESYRAYYARWADTWELQALLRATWIAGDKDLGIRFLRMIDEFRYPADGADEATVREVRRMKARVDAERLPRGADRNTHTKLGRGALTDIEWTVQLLTMQHSHVVGALRNTSTLAVLREILDAGLIGAEDAETLRTAWITATHARNAIVLVKGTRKDQLPQPGPQLVQVAAAANWPPEDSQGFLDDYLKKTRRARRVVDRIFWGEEIDEDRYRS; this comes from the coding sequence GTGAATCTCCCGCGCTCGTCCCGCAACCCCGTCCCGTCGCCCGCCGCGCTCGGGCTGAGCGGCCCCCGGGCCGCCGCCGACCTCGACCGCCTGGGCTGGAACAACGCCGCGAGCCGGGCGGTCCTGTGGACCCTGTCGGCGACCGGTGACCCGAACCTCGCGCTGAACAACCTCGTCCGGCTCGTCGACGCGCTCGACGACCTCGCCGCGCGCGGGGACGCTGCCGGCAGCCACGGCACCGACACCGACGCCGCCGACGGCGGCCACGCCACGGACCCCGCCCCGGTCCCCGCCGGCACGTCGTCGGCGGAGCTCCTCGCCGCCGTCGAGCAGGACCCGACCTTCCGGGTGCCGTTGTTCGCGCTGCTCGGGGCATCGACGGCGCTGGGCGACCACCTCGTGGCGAACCCCACGCACTGGCCGCTGCTCCGGGAGCCCCTGCCGGACCGCCGGCAGATGATGGACACGATGCTCGACGCCGTCGGTGCGCGTCCGGTGACGGGCCCGGACGGCGTCGACCACGGCCCGGACTCGCTCATGTACCGGGCGGCGGTGACCGGCCCGGAGGCGGACCAGGCGCTGCGGGTGGCGTACCGCAGTCTGCTCATGCGGCTCGCGGCGGCGGACCTCGCCGGGACGTTCATCCACCGGGAGGGGGAGGAGCTGCCGCCGAGCGTGAGCTTCGAGCTGCTCACGCGGCTGCTCGCGGATCTCGCCGACGCCGCGCTCACCGCGGCGCTGGCCGTCGCGGTGGCCGTCGTCGTCCCCGAGGGCGACGTGCCCGTGCGGCTCGGTGTGCTCGCCCTCGGCAAGTGCGGGGCGCGGGAGCTGAACTACATCTCGGACGTCGACGTCATCTTCGTCGCCGAGCCGGCCGACGCGAAGGCCACCCGGCTCGCCGGGGAGTTCATCTCCATCGGGTGCCGGGTGTTCTTCGAGGTCGACGCCGCCCTGCGCCCGGAGGGCAAGCGGGGCGCGCTGGTGCGCACGCTCGACAGCCACGTGGCCTACTACGACCGGTGGGCGAAGACGTGGGAGTTCCAGGCGCAGCTCAAGGCCCGCCCGATGACCGGGGACATGGACCTGTGCCGCCGGTACACCGACGCGTTGTCGGCCAAGGTGTGGACCGCCGCCGAGCGCGACGACTTCGTCGAGGACGTCCAGGCGATGCGCCGCCGGGTCATCGACAACGTGCCGGACGACGTCCTCGACCGGGAGCTCAAGCTCGGGCCGGGCGGGCTGCGCGACGTGGAGTTCGCGGTGCAGCTGCTGCAGATGGTCCACGGCCGGGTCGACGAGTCCGTCCGCGTGCCGTCCACGATCGGGGCGCTGCGGGCGCTCGTCGCGGGAGGGTACGTCGGCCGCGAGGACGGCGACACCCTCATCAGCTGCTACGAGTTCATGCGGCTGCTCGAGCACCGGATGCAGCTGCACCACATGCGGCGGACGCACACCCTCCCGAAACCGGACGACGGCCCCGCCCGGACGTGGCTCGCCCGGACGGCCGGGATCCGCGCCACCGACGCCGGCAGCTCCGCCGAGCAGCTGGACCGGACCGTGCGGCGGGTGGCCGTCCAGATCCACCAGCTCCACCGCAAGCTGTTCTACCGTCCGCTGCTGAGCTCGGTCGTCACGATGCCGGTCGACGCCCTGCGGCTCACCCCGGACGCGGCGAAGCGGCAGCTCGCGGCGCTGGGCTACCGGGCCCCGGACCGCGCGTTCGAGCACCTGTCGGCGCTCGCGTCCGGGTCGACGCGCAAGGACCGCATCCAGGGGATGATCCTGCCCTCGATGCTCGAGTGGCTGAGCGGCACCGTCGACCCCGACTCCGGCCTGCTCGCGTACCGGAAGCTGTCGGAGGCCGCGTTCACCCGTTCGTGGTTCCTGCGGCTGCTCCGCGACGAGAACGTCGTCGGCCAGCGGCTCATGCGGATCCTCGGCACGTCGCCGTACGCGGCGGAGCTCATCATCGCCTCCCCGGACACGGTGCGCCTCCTCAGCGACGGGGCGAACGGGCCGAAACTGCTGGACAAGGACGCCTCGGTCATCAGCCACTCCCTCGTCGCCGCGGCGGGGCGGCACGACGACCCCGACCGGGCGATCGCCGCCGCGCGGTCCCTGCGCCGGACGGAGCTGGCGCGGATCGCCAGCGCGGACCTGCTCGGCCTCATGGAGGTCGAGGAGGTGTGCCGGTCCCTGTCCTACGTGTGGAACGCCGTGCTCGAGGCGGCGCTGCAGGTGGAGGTCGCCGCGTGGGAGGACTCCCACGGGCGCAACGCCCCGGCGCGGATCAGCGTCATCGGGATGGGGCGGCTCGGCGGCGAGGAGCTGGGCTACGGCTCCGACGCCGACGTGCTCTTCGTGTGCGAACCCTGCGACGCGGGGGAGGAGCCCGACCGGGAGGACACGGCCGCGGCCGTGCGCTGGGCGACGGGGATCTGCGACGGGCTGCGCCGCCGGCTCGCCCGCCCGTCCCAGGACCCGCCGCTGGAGGTGGACGTCAACCTCCGCCCCGAGGGCCGGAACGGGCCGACGGTCCGCACGCTGGAGTCCTACCGTGCGTACTACGCCCGGTGGGCGGACACGTGGGAACTCCAGGCCCTGTTGCGGGCGACGTGGATCGCCGGCGACAAGGACCTGGGGATCCGGTTCCTGCGGATGATCGACGAGTTCCGGTACCCGGCCGACGGGGCCGACGAGGCGACCGTCCGCGAGGTGCGGCGGATGAAGGCCCGGGTCGACGCCGAGCGGCTGCCCCGGGGCGCCGACCGGAACACGCACACGAAGCTCGGGCGCGGGGCGCTGACGGACATCGAGTGGACGGTGCAGCTGCTGACGATGCAGCACAGTCACGTCGTCGGGGCGTTGCGGAACACGTCGACCCTCGCGGTGCTGCGGGAGATCCTCGACGCCGGGCTCATCGGCGCGGAGGACGCGGAGACCCTGCGCACCGCGTGGATCACGGCGACCCACGCGCGCAACGCGATCGTCCTCGTCAAGGGCACGCGCAAGGACCAGCTGCCGCAGCCGGGGCCGCAGCTCGTCCAGGTCGCGGCGGCGGCGAACTGGCCGCCGGAGGACTCGCAGGGGTTCCTCGACGACTACCTCAAGAAGACCCGGCGGGCGCGGCGCGTCGTCGACCGCATCTTCTGGGGCGAGGAGATCGACGAGGACCGGTACCGCTCCTGA
- the glnA gene encoding type I glutamate--ammonia ligase: MNRQQEFVLRTLEERDIRFVRLWFTDIQGSLKSVAVAPAELEGAFTEGIGFDGSAIEGFSRVSESDTIARPDPSTFQILPFHQGDGRNLSARMFCDIAMPDGEPSWADPRQVLRRQLNRAADEGFTCYVHPEIEFFLVKSLDTDGQPPVPSDSGGYFDQAVTDEAPQFRQDAINALERMGISVEFSHHETAPGQQEIDLRYADALSMADNIMTFRYIVKQVARRNGVRATFMPKPFVAEAGSAMHTHMSLFEGDENAFHDPDDEFRLSRTAKSFIAGILEHAGEISAVTNQFVNSYKRIAFGGEAPTAATWGASNRSALVRVPMYTVNKQSSRRVEVRSPDSAANPYLAYSVLLAAGLKGIREGYELGAPAEDDVASLTRRERRALGYKDLPTDLEQALREMERSELVADTLGEHVFEFFLRNKWREWSDYSSQVTAWELRNNLEL, encoded by the coding sequence ATGAACCGCCAACAGGAATTCGTGCTGCGCACTCTCGAGGAACGGGACATCCGCTTCGTGCGGCTGTGGTTCACCGACATCCAGGGCTCGCTGAAGTCCGTCGCCGTCGCGCCGGCGGAGCTGGAGGGGGCGTTCACCGAGGGCATCGGCTTCGACGGCTCGGCGATCGAGGGGTTCTCCCGCGTGTCCGAGTCCGACACGATCGCGCGGCCGGACCCGAGCACGTTCCAGATCCTGCCGTTCCACCAGGGTGACGGCCGGAACCTGTCGGCCCGGATGTTCTGCGACATCGCGATGCCCGACGGGGAGCCGTCGTGGGCCGACCCGCGGCAGGTGCTGCGCCGGCAGCTCAACCGGGCGGCCGACGAGGGGTTCACGTGCTACGTCCACCCGGAGATCGAGTTCTTCCTCGTGAAGTCCCTCGACACGGACGGCCAGCCCCCGGTGCCGAGCGACTCCGGCGGCTACTTCGACCAGGCGGTCACCGACGAGGCCCCGCAGTTCCGCCAGGACGCGATCAACGCGCTGGAGCGGATGGGGATCTCCGTCGAGTTCTCCCACCACGAGACGGCCCCCGGCCAGCAGGAGATCGACCTCCGGTACGCCGACGCGCTGTCCATGGCGGACAACATCATGACCTTCCGGTACATCGTCAAGCAGGTCGCGCGGCGCAACGGGGTGCGGGCGACGTTCATGCCGAAGCCCTTCGTCGCCGAGGCCGGCTCCGCGATGCACACCCACATGTCCCTGTTCGAGGGCGACGAGAACGCCTTCCACGACCCGGACGACGAGTTCCGGCTCTCCCGGACGGCGAAGTCCTTCATCGCCGGGATCCTCGAGCACGCGGGGGAGATCTCCGCGGTGACGAACCAGTTCGTCAACTCGTACAAGCGCATCGCCTTCGGCGGGGAGGCCCCGACGGCGGCGACGTGGGGGGCGTCGAACCGGTCGGCCCTCGTCCGCGTCCCGATGTACACGGTGAACAAGCAGTCCTCCCGGCGCGTCGAGGTGCGCAGCCCCGACAGCGCGGCGAACCCGTACCTCGCGTACAGCGTGCTCCTCGCCGCGGGGCTCAAGGGCATCCGCGAGGGCTACGAGCTCGGGGCCCCGGCGGAGGACGACGTCGCGAGCCTCACCCGCCGGGAGCGGCGGGCGCTCGGCTACAAGGACCTGCCGACGGACCTGGAGCAGGCCCTCCGGGAGATGGAGCGCTCCGAGCTCGTCGCGGACACGCTGGGGGAGCACGTCTTCGAGTTCTTCCTGCGGAACAAGTGGCGGGAGTGGTCGGACTACTCCTCGCAGGTCACGGCCTGGGAACTGCGCAACAACCTCGAACTGTAG
- a CDS encoding HtaA domain-containing protein: MPVRHPTARPDTPRRPRAPRTARSTRGPLRTVAAGAVVAVMPLVGAGALPVSALSPVVVPAAQAAPAAGGAECRPVTRGTVGWGIRQSFRRYLTGPVAGGSWTLDGVGFRGEPAGSDGAFTFTAEPGAARVEGDDADIPLAGTLTMDGHLGLLHIRLSALELQVRGTTARLVADGDYRGLNPVALSGSGGPGSFRHTPIATVALDGTLGEAGAADGTAHLTGRTWITPELNAALGGQYGEGDNEGDTLDLTLATGGPVTDGDCGLDATIATADDPGRDAAGERVAPQPGGGAASVDTAGGDTAPAAGPAPAPAAAPAPAPAAPAAAPAAAAGPAETCRAVTSASVGWGVKQSFRRYLTGPIAGGHWDLDGVGFSGDRGGRGTFDFTGDTAAATVSGGDADIPLRGAVTFTGHAGLLTIRLSALSLRIRGTQAQIVADYRTNTVSSFRPGADVTGADTGTQRPIASFTLDRPLDAAAGGTVTLTGTGVLTDDGNTAFGGTYGPGNNEADPISVTLGLGGAGCGDGATAGGGLGALEAAGPAGGAGTGGTGGTGGTGGPDRAPDLTLGTTPGPRVLGVDRSAGAGAAGGGTGGTSGGTSGGAPTCDASTTRRVSESRIGWGVKDSFRSYIRGSVAKGSWTTDGAVENGGAFIFSGAEGAVDTSGPRGTVAARGSVTFTGHGGTLRTVVADPEVTFSGGTGTLTADVTSNDTQGTPHAYGRIAVADLTVTASVDGGVLDGTAEATLTQAGANALSDFYEPGTVMSPVSVRAALAGAADCGALDGSGATGAGTAGSTPDVASLGALPADGSSAPASGSGEVDIHDRPSGAAEDRPRSVAMALAQNPTTPVALAVLVVAAGVGLALGLRGRRRAGDGADTGPDPTGPVR, from the coding sequence ATGCCTGTCCGCCACCCCACCGCCCGACCCGACACCCCCCGGAGACCCCGCGCCCCCCGCACCGCCCGCAGCACCCGCGGGCCGCTGCGCACCGTCGCCGCGGGGGCCGTCGTCGCCGTCATGCCCCTCGTCGGCGCGGGGGCGCTGCCGGTGTCCGCGCTGTCGCCGGTCGTCGTGCCCGCCGCGCAGGCCGCGCCGGCCGCGGGCGGTGCGGAGTGCCGGCCGGTGACCCGGGGCACCGTCGGGTGGGGCATCCGGCAGTCCTTCCGCCGGTACCTCACGGGGCCCGTCGCCGGGGGCTCGTGGACCCTCGACGGGGTCGGGTTCCGGGGGGAGCCCGCCGGGTCCGACGGCGCCTTCACCTTCACCGCGGAGCCCGGCGCGGCCCGGGTCGAGGGGGACGACGCCGACATCCCCCTCGCCGGCACCCTGACGATGGACGGCCACCTCGGTCTGCTGCACATCCGGCTCTCCGCGCTCGAACTCCAGGTCCGGGGGACGACCGCCCGGCTCGTCGCCGACGGTGACTACCGGGGGCTCAACCCTGTGGCCCTGTCCGGGTCCGGCGGTCCCGGGAGCTTCCGTCACACCCCGATCGCCACCGTCGCGCTCGACGGAACGCTCGGCGAGGCCGGCGCCGCCGACGGCACCGCGCACCTCACCGGGCGCACGTGGATCACCCCGGAGCTCAACGCGGCCCTCGGCGGGCAGTACGGGGAGGGCGACAACGAGGGAGACACGCTCGACCTCACCCTCGCGACCGGCGGCCCCGTCACCGACGGTGACTGCGGGCTCGACGCCACCATCGCGACCGCGGACGACCCGGGCCGGGACGCGGCGGGGGAGCGGGTCGCCCCGCAGCCGGGCGGCGGAGCGGCCTCCGTCGACACCGCGGGCGGGGACACCGCACCCGCCGCAGGCCCCGCACCGGCCCCCGCCGCCGCCCCTGCTCCGGCACCCGCCGCCCCTGCCGCAGCCCCCGCCGCCGCAGCCGGCCCGGCGGAGACGTGCCGGGCGGTGACGTCGGCGTCGGTCGGCTGGGGGGTGAAGCAGTCCTTCCGCCGGTACCTCACCGGCCCGATCGCGGGCGGGCACTGGGACCTCGACGGCGTCGGCTTCTCCGGCGACCGGGGCGGCCGGGGCACCTTCGACTTCACCGGTGACACCGCCGCCGCCACGGTCTCCGGCGGTGACGCCGACATCCCCCTCCGCGGCGCCGTCACCTTCACCGGCCACGCCGGCCTGCTCACCATCCGCCTCAGCGCCCTGAGCCTGCGGATCCGGGGCACGCAGGCGCAGATCGTCGCCGACTACCGGACGAACACCGTGAGCAGCTTCCGGCCCGGGGCGGACGTCACCGGGGCGGACACCGGCACCCAACGGCCCATCGCGTCGTTCACCCTCGACCGTCCGCTCGACGCGGCGGCGGGCGGCACGGTGACACTCACCGGCACCGGTGTGCTCACCGACGACGGCAACACGGCCTTCGGCGGGACCTACGGGCCCGGCAACAACGAGGCCGACCCGATCTCCGTGACCCTCGGCCTCGGCGGGGCGGGCTGCGGCGACGGGGCCACGGCCGGCGGCGGGCTCGGGGCCCTCGAGGCCGCCGGCCCCGCCGGGGGCGCGGGAACCGGCGGAACCGGAGGAACCGGCGGCACCGGCGGGCCGGACCGGGCCCCCGACCTCACCCTCGGCACGACCCCGGGACCGCGGGTCCTCGGCGTCGACCGGTCCGCCGGCGCGGGTGCGGCCGGCGGGGGGACCGGCGGCACGTCCGGCGGCACGTCCGGCGGCGCGCCGACGTGCGACGCGTCGACCACGCGCCGGGTCTCCGAGTCCCGCATCGGGTGGGGCGTGAAGGACTCCTTCCGCAGCTACATCCGCGGGTCCGTCGCGAAGGGATCGTGGACGACCGACGGGGCCGTCGAGAACGGCGGCGCGTTCATCTTCAGCGGCGCGGAGGGGGCCGTCGACACCTCCGGTCCGCGCGGCACCGTCGCCGCGCGCGGGTCCGTGACCTTCACGGGCCACGGCGGCACGCTGCGCACGGTCGTCGCGGACCCGGAGGTGACGTTCTCCGGCGGCACCGGCACGCTCACCGCCGACGTCACCTCGAACGACACGCAGGGCACGCCGCACGCCTACGGGCGCATCGCCGTCGCCGACCTCACGGTCACCGCGTCCGTCGACGGCGGCGTCCTCGACGGCACGGCCGAGGCGACGCTCACGCAGGCCGGGGCGAACGCCCTGTCCGACTTCTACGAGCCGGGGACCGTCATGTCCCCGGTGAGCGTCCGGGCGGCCCTCGCCGGGGCCGCGGACTGCGGCGCCCTCGACGGCAGCGGCGCGACCGGGGCGGGGACCGCGGGGTCCACCCCGGACGTCGCCTCCCTCGGCGCGCTCCCGGCCGACGGGTCGTCCGCGCCCGCCAGCGGCTCCGGTGAGGTCGACATCCACGACCGGCCGTCCGGGGCGGCGGAGGACCGTCCCCGGTCGGTGGCGATGGCCCTCGCCCAGAACCCGACGACGCCGGTCGCGCTCGCGGTGCTCGTCGTCGCCGCCGGGGTCGGCCTCGCGCTCGGCCTGCGCGGCCGCCGGCGTGCCGGCGACGGCGCGGACACGGGCCCCGACCCGACGGGGCCGGTCCGGTGA
- a CDS encoding bifunctional RNase H/acid phosphatase — MTAGGQQQGTTGRVPAEVAVECDGGSRGNPGTAGAGSLVLTADRRTVLATCHEYIPRATNNVAEYTGLVNALTLARDLGARRVHVHMDSKLVVEQMSGRWKIKHPDMKPLAATVKALEKDFDAVDYTWVPRADNARADALANQAMDTKASGEELPSGGDAASGADAPATSGTGGDAAATSGDAAPSWMGDCDRPTRLLLLRHGQTELSAEGRFSGLSDPALTATGRDQARRAAAYLASRGGIDAVVTSPLRRTRETAAACVASLGLDEAAVTTDRGVVELDFGEWGGRTFAEVHERWADEHTAWMTDPTVPAVGGESLSDVDDRVAAAVDGIVDRNPGRTVLVVSHVTPIKATVRRALGASADIYRTLHLDLASLSVVEFYPDGRSVVRLVNDTHYLR; from the coding sequence ATGACGGCCGGCGGACAGCAGCAGGGGACGACCGGTCGGGTGCCGGCCGAGGTCGCGGTCGAGTGTGACGGCGGCTCCCGGGGTAACCCCGGCACCGCCGGGGCCGGGTCGCTCGTCCTCACCGCCGACCGCCGGACGGTCCTCGCCACCTGCCACGAGTACATCCCGCGGGCGACGAACAACGTCGCCGAGTACACGGGCCTCGTCAACGCGCTCACCCTCGCCCGGGACCTCGGGGCCCGGAGGGTGCACGTGCACATGGACTCCAAGCTCGTCGTCGAGCAGATGTCCGGCCGGTGGAAGATCAAGCACCCGGACATGAAGCCGCTCGCCGCGACCGTCAAGGCCCTGGAGAAGGACTTCGACGCCGTGGACTACACGTGGGTGCCCCGCGCCGACAACGCGCGGGCCGACGCCCTGGCGAACCAGGCGATGGACACGAAGGCCTCGGGGGAGGAGCTGCCGTCCGGCGGGGACGCGGCATCCGGTGCGGACGCTCCCGCCACGTCCGGGACCGGCGGGGACGCGGCCGCCACCTCCGGCGACGCCGCCCCGTCGTGGATGGGCGACTGCGACCGGCCGACCCGCCTGCTGCTGCTCCGCCACGGCCAGACGGAGCTCTCCGCCGAGGGCCGGTTCTCCGGGCTGTCCGACCCCGCCCTCACCGCCACGGGCCGGGACCAGGCCCGTCGCGCGGCCGCGTACCTCGCCTCCCGCGGGGGGATCGACGCCGTCGTCACGTCCCCCCTCCGGCGGACCCGTGAGACCGCGGCGGCGTGCGTCGCCTCCCTCGGCCTCGACGAGGCGGCCGTGACCACGGACCGCGGCGTCGTCGAACTCGACTTCGGCGAGTGGGGGGGGCGCACCTTCGCCGAGGTCCACGAGCGGTGGGCCGACGAGCACACCGCGTGGATGACCGACCCGACCGTCCCGGCGGTCGGCGGGGAGAGCCTCAGCGACGTCGACGACCGGGTCGCCGCGGCGGTCGACGGGATCGTCGACCGCAACCCGGGCCGCACCGTGCTCGTCGTCAGCCACGTCACCCCGATCAAGGCGACGGTCCGGCGGGCGCTCGGCGCGTCGGCGGACATCTACCGCACGCTGCACCTCGACCTCGCGAGCCTGTCCGTCGTGGAGTTCTACCCCGACGGACGCAGCGTCGTCCGCCTCGTCAACGACACCCACTACCTGCGGTGA
- the panB gene encoding 3-methyl-2-oxobutanoate hydroxymethyltransferase, producing the protein MVPTKQVRIRDLHTWRREGRRWAMLTAYDYSTAVAFAEAGIEVMLVGDSAANVVYGYDSTQQVSMDEMCHLAAAVVRGAGSALVVVDLPFGTYEASDEQAVRSAAEILRRSGAHMVKIEGGVRIAPRIRALVDAGIAVCAHVGFTPQSVNALGGFRVQGRGEGADALLADVEAVTAAGAELVVMEMVPADVAARATEASPVPTVGIGAGPGTDAQVLVWHDMAALPAGGHRPRFAKQWASLGRDLTAAAAAYKREVVEGTFPAEEHCF; encoded by the coding sequence ATGGTCCCCACGAAGCAGGTCCGCATCCGTGACCTGCACACCTGGCGCCGGGAGGGCCGCCGGTGGGCGATGCTCACCGCGTACGACTACTCGACGGCCGTCGCCTTCGCGGAGGCCGGCATCGAGGTCATGCTCGTCGGGGACTCCGCGGCGAACGTCGTCTACGGCTACGACTCGACGCAGCAGGTGTCGATGGACGAGATGTGCCACCTCGCGGCCGCGGTCGTCCGGGGCGCCGGCAGCGCGCTCGTCGTCGTCGACCTCCCCTTCGGCACCTACGAGGCGTCCGACGAGCAGGCCGTGCGCTCGGCGGCGGAGATCCTGCGCCGGTCGGGGGCTCACATGGTGAAGATCGAGGGCGGCGTGCGGATCGCCCCGCGCATCCGGGCGCTCGTCGACGCGGGCATCGCGGTGTGCGCGCACGTCGGGTTCACCCCGCAGTCGGTCAACGCCCTCGGCGGCTTCCGGGTCCAGGGTCGCGGGGAGGGGGCCGACGCCCTCCTCGCCGACGTCGAGGCCGTCACCGCGGCGGGCGCGGAGCTCGTCGTCATGGAGATGGTCCCCGCGGACGTCGCCGCCCGGGCGACGGAGGCCTCCCCCGTCCCCACCGTCGGCATCGGGGCGGGCCCGGGGACGGACGCCCAGGTCCTCGTGTGGCACGACATGGCCGCCCTGCCCGCCGGCGGTCACCGCCCGCGGTTCGCGAAGCAGTGGGCCAGCCTGGGGCGGGACCTCACCGCCGCCGCGGCGGCGTACAAGCGCGAGGTCGTCGAGGGCACCTTCCCCGCCGAGGAGCACTGCTTCTAG
- a CDS encoding MmyB family transcriptional regulator gives MQRAGRYLMDRRCRRTPAMMGLPSAPGDYRRLSREEAAYLCGMTRWAYTRLEQGRNVRFPPEDAERIADGLRFDAEERRVLLAYVGVVAPEPEPGPRLTDRLAFQPTHLGETVRLLAAPAAVVDHRLTLRAANEAFEKLLDGEPETGSDAPNLGRLLLGAGRWNVQGGDGEQILRAVAADLRFARTVTPRDGRLDELIGELSVLGDFREALADPTARRGLDGLRLAIIRDGTPRRWICTMRVLRPGLRPADTSRAQGSGGRPDRSAVPVRSGRSGKGLPDGGDRADDLSILVLHG, from the coding sequence GTGCAGCGGGCCGGACGCTACCTCATGGACCGGAGGTGCCGACGCACCCCGGCGATGATGGGGTTGCCGAGCGCGCCGGGGGACTACCGGCGTCTGTCCCGCGAGGAGGCGGCGTACCTCTGCGGGATGACACGGTGGGCGTACACGCGCCTGGAACAGGGCCGGAACGTCCGCTTCCCGCCCGAGGACGCCGAACGTATCGCGGACGGCCTGCGGTTCGACGCGGAGGAACGCCGGGTCCTCCTCGCCTACGTCGGCGTGGTCGCGCCGGAACCGGAACCGGGGCCGCGGCTCACCGACCGGCTCGCGTTCCAGCCGACGCACCTCGGTGAGACCGTGCGGCTGCTCGCCGCGCCGGCGGCCGTCGTCGACCACCGCCTCACCCTGCGGGCCGCGAACGAGGCCTTCGAGAAACTGCTCGACGGCGAACCCGAGACCGGGTCCGACGCGCCGAACCTCGGCCGCCTGCTCCTCGGGGCCGGCCGGTGGAACGTCCAGGGCGGCGACGGCGAGCAGATCCTCCGGGCGGTCGCGGCGGACCTCCGGTTCGCCCGCACGGTCACCCCGCGCGACGGGCGGCTCGACGAACTCATCGGCGAGCTCTCCGTCCTCGGGGACTTCCGCGAGGCGCTGGCGGACCCGACGGCGCGCCGGGGGCTCGACGGGCTGCGGCTCGCGATCATCCGCGACGGCACGCCGCGCCGCTGGATCTGCACGATGCGGGTCCTCCGCCCCGGGCTCCGGCCGGCCGACACCTCCCGGGCGCAGGGCAGCGGCGGGCGCCCGGACCGGTCCGCCGTCCCCGTCCGGTCGGGGAGGTCGGGCAAGGGGCTCCCCGACGGGGGCGACCGGGCGGACGACCTCAGCATCCTCGTGCTCCACGGGTGA